In Phyllostomus discolor isolate MPI-MPIP mPhyDis1 chromosome 3, mPhyDis1.pri.v3, whole genome shotgun sequence, a single genomic region encodes these proteins:
- the CAPSL gene encoding calcyphosin-like protein isoform X3 → MAGTARHDREMAMQAKKKLTTATDPIERLRLQCLARGSAGIKGLGRVFRIMDDNNNRSLDFKEFVKGLNDYAVVMEKEEAEELFRRFDKDGNGTIDFNEFLLTLRPPMSRARKEVIMQAFRKLDKTGDGVITIEDLRGVYNAKHHPKYQNGEWTEEQVFRKFLDNFDSPYDKDGLVLEVGPP, encoded by the exons ATGGCAGGGACAGCACGCCATGACCGGGAGATGGCCATGCAGGCCAAGAAAAAGCTCACCACGGCCACCGACCCCATCGAAAGACTCCGGCTGCAGTGCCTGGCCAGGGGCTCTGCGGGCATCAAAGGACTTGGCAG AGTGTTCCGAATCATGGATGACAATAACAACCGAAGTCTCGATTTCAAAGAATTCGTGAAAGGGCTAAACGATTATGCCGTGGTCatggagaaggaagaggcagaAGAGCTTTTCCGGAGGTTTGATAAGGATGGAAACGGGACCATTGACTTCAATGAGTTTCTTCTCACCTTAAGG CCTCCAATGTCCAGAGCCAGAAAAGAGGTAATTATGCAAGCTTTTAGAAAGCTAGACAAGACCGGAGACGGTGTCATAACAATTGAAGACCTCCGTGGGGTATACAACGCCAAACACCACCCCAAGTACCAGAACGGAGAATGGACCGAGGAGCAAGTATTCAGGAAGTTTCTGGATAACTTTGACTCGCCCTACGACAAAGACGGACTG